From a region of the Sebastes umbrosus isolate fSebUmb1 chromosome 10, fSebUmb1.pri, whole genome shotgun sequence genome:
- the gpatch11 gene encoding G patch domain-containing protein 11 has protein sequence MSDEEEDYMSDAFLTQIQDVKPGVSMVRRVKEAMKKETKQKETNIKNRQKTYKEQEKESREAALQNSLCRENKGFALLQKMGYKAGEGLGKKGAGRVDPIPMNIKTDRGGIGMEEVKKRKAEEELEHYRQKTRAKQQNETKSLEDFRSRVRTEREERKIEGDLRRSQRACEQLDSQKGITVPREDWYYPKAETDDEEDGPKEDEDEEEEEEEEEIDELTSFDKLQILTSYLRGVHFYCIWCGTTYNDEEDLCSNCPGDTAADHE, from the exons ATGTCTGATGAGGAAGAGGACTACATGTCGGATGCATTTCTCACTCAAAT ACAAGATGTGAAGCCAGGTGTCAGCATGGTGAGGCGGGTGAAAGAGGCGATGAAGAAGGAGACCAAGCAGAAGGAGACGAACATAAAGAACCGTCAGAAGACCTACAAggagcaggagaaggagagcAGAGAAGCAGCTCTGCAGAACTCACTCTGCAGGGAGAACAAGGGCTTTGCACTTCTGCAGAAAATGGGTTACAAAGCTGGTGAAGGGTTAGGGAAGAAag GAGCTGGGAGGGTTGATCCAATTCCTATGAATATCAAAACTG ACCGAGGTGGCATTGGAATGGAAGAggtgaagaaaagaaaagccgAGGAGGAACTTGAACATTATCGTCAGAAAACACGAGCCAAACAACAGAATGAGACCAAGTCTCTGGAAGATTTTAG GTCAAGAGTAAggactgagagagaggagcgaAAGATTGAAGGAGATCTCAGGAGGAGTCAGCGAGCCTGTGAGCAGCTTGACAGTCAGAAG GGCATCACTGTCCCCAGGGAAGACTGGTACTATCCTAAAGCAGAGACTGATGATGAGGAAGATGGTCCCaaagaggatgaggatgaggaggaggaggaagaggaagaggagattgACGAATTAACT TCCTTTGACAAACTGCAAATTTTGACATCCTATTTGAGAGGAGTCCATTTTTACTGCATATGGTGTGGGACAACCTATAATG ATGAAGAGGACTTGTGCTCCAACTGTCCCGGGGATACAGCAGCAGATCACGAATGA